A stretch of Lathyrus oleraceus cultivar Zhongwan6 chromosome 6, CAAS_Psat_ZW6_1.0, whole genome shotgun sequence DNA encodes these proteins:
- the LOC127092564 gene encoding gallate 1-beta-glucosyltransferase has translation MGSEPLTHLLLISYPAQGHINPLLRLAKCLASKGASVIFLTTEYAGKDMRTVNNITHKSLTSIGDGSLTFHFFDDGLPDDDPIRTDLPAYIEQLKLVGEPFVSQMIKNHADSNKQFSCIINNPFLPWVCDVASEYHIPSALLWTQSVSVFTAYYNYLHKLVPFPSYSEPYLDVPLPFVPLKYNEIPDFMHPFSAFPFLGALILEQFKNLSKVFCVLADTYDELEHDFINYVSDKSIPIRPIGPLFNNPAIKSASNIRGDFVKSNDSSIIEWLNSKAKRTVVFISFGTVAYFPQEQMNEIAYGLLESKVSFLWVVKPPSKELRLKEHVLPEGFLEETSGRGKVVEWSPQEQVLCNPSVGCFMTHCGWNSSMETLASGVPVLTFPAWGDQLTNAKFLVDVFGVGIRLGYGHLENKLVTRDEVKKCLLEAMTGEKTERLKQNAMKWKKAAEDAVAVGGSSDRNLDAFIEDINKGCGG, from the coding sequence atggGATCCGAACCTCTCACTCACCTTCTTCTTATCTCATACCCAGCACAAGGACACATAAACCCTCTTCTTAGACTTGCAAAATGCCTTGCTTCAAAGGGTGCTTCTGTCATCTTCCTCACAACAGAATATGCTGGCAAAGACATGAGAACCGTTAACAACATCACTCATAAATCACTCACCTCCATTGGTGACGGTTCTCTCACTTTTCATTTCTTTGACGACGGTTTACCGGATGATGATCCCATCCGAACGGATCTTCCGGCTTACATTGAACAACTCAAACTTGTTGGGGAACCGTTTGTTTCTCAAATGATAAAAAACCATGCAGATTCAAACAAACAATTTTCATGTATCATAAACAACCCTTTTCTTCCTTGGGTTTGCGATGTAGCTTCTGAATATCATATTCCTTCTGCTTTATTATGGACTCAATCCGTTTCTGTTTTTACCGCTTACTATAACTATCTCCATAAACTCGTACCTTTCCCTTCGTATTCAGAACCTTATCTTGATGTTCCATTACCTTTTGTACCTCTTAAATACAATGAAATTCCTGATTTTATGCATCCATTTAGTGCCTTTCCATTTCTAGGAGCACTCATTTTAGAACAGTTTAAGAACTTATCTAAAGTTTTTTGTGTACTGGCTGATACATATGATGAACTGGAACATGATTTCATCAACTATGTTTCGGATAAATCAATCCCGATAAGACCTATTGGTCCTTTGTTCAACAACCCAGCGATTAAAAGTGCGAGTAATATTCGTGGCGATTTTGTGAAGAGTAATGATAGTAGTATTATAGAGTGGTTAAACTCGAAGGCAAAACGTACTGTTGTTTTCATTTCCTTTGGAACTGTTGCATATTTTCCTCAAGAACAAATGAATGAAATTGCGTATGGGTTGTTGGAGTCTAAAGTATCGTTTTTATGGGTTGTAAAACCACCTTCAAAGGAATTGAGGCTAAAGGAACATGTTTTGCCGGAAGGGTTTTTGGAGGAAACAAGTGGGAGAGGAAAAGTGGTGGAATGGAGTCCACAAGAACAAGTATTGTGTAATCCTTCGGTGGGATGTTTCATGACACATTGTGGTTGGAATTCATCCATGGAAACACTTGCTTCAGGAGTTCCGGTGTTGACGTTTCCAGCATGGGGTGATCAACTCACAAATGCAAAGTTCTTGGTTGATGTTTTTGGAGTTGGTATTCGATTGGGATATGGTCATTTGGAAAATAAATTGGTCACAAGAGATGAAGTCAAGAAGTGCTTATTGGAAGCAATGACCGGAGAAAAAACAGAGAGGTTGAAGCAAAATGCAATGAAGTGGAAGAAGGCGGCGGAAGATGCGGTGGCGGTCGGTGGATCATCTGATCGCAATCTAGATGCATTTATCGAGGACATTAATAAAGGTTGTGGGGGTTAA